A genomic region of Thermoanaerobaculia bacterium contains the following coding sequences:
- a CDS encoding GSU2403 family nucleotidyltransferase fold protein: MERLPLETRTLYAELMDQLTALEAGRSLGSVPGTFVRKIIKGRTYLYFQHSEPGGTKRQIYLGPEDNSLAALVARFEKERDLHTPELRQIQRLCAQLRAGGCLTTGHHHARVLSSLADAGLFSLDAVLVGTQAFLVLGNILGVRWRGGSLRTEDIDIAGDRAMVVGTERVDADLPGALERLNMGFFPVPSLNSKDPSTSFKVRGEALRVDLVTPAWKRNEHDPVVIRRFRAAAQPVPFLQYLLDHSIRGAIIDGDGILVNVPDPARFALHKLIVAAKRDVTMAAKSEKDLHQASQLLAFLAEDRPGDLPLANEDLVSRGQKWKSCLQKGMRLLKKDNPELHDRVMNLL; this comes from the coding sequence ATGGAAAGATTACCCCTGGAAACCCGCACGCTTTATGCAGAACTGATGGATCAGCTGACAGCCCTGGAAGCCGGGAGATCATTGGGCAGTGTCCCCGGCACCTTTGTGCGGAAGATCATCAAGGGGCGAACCTACCTCTACTTCCAGCACTCTGAACCCGGCGGTACGAAACGCCAGATCTATCTCGGACCCGAAGATAACTCCCTCGCTGCCCTGGTGGCACGTTTTGAAAAAGAGAGGGATCTGCACACCCCGGAACTGCGTCAGATTCAACGGCTTTGCGCTCAGCTCAGAGCCGGGGGGTGCCTCACCACCGGTCATCACCATGCACGGGTCCTATCTTCCCTCGCGGACGCCGGCCTTTTCTCCCTTGATGCCGTCCTGGTGGGCACGCAGGCGTTTCTGGTGCTGGGAAACATCCTTGGAGTGCGGTGGAGAGGTGGATCGCTTCGAACAGAGGATATCGATATTGCAGGGGACCGCGCCATGGTCGTGGGGACAGAGAGGGTAGACGCAGATCTTCCAGGAGCCCTGGAGCGTTTGAATATGGGGTTTTTCCCTGTCCCTTCCTTGAATTCTAAAGATCCTTCCACCTCGTTCAAAGTCCGCGGGGAAGCCCTTCGTGTTGACCTGGTCACGCCTGCCTGGAAACGGAATGAGCACGATCCCGTAGTCATTCGCCGCTTTCGAGCCGCCGCTCAGCCTGTTCCCTTCCTCCAGTATCTCCTCGATCATTCCATTCGAGGTGCCATTATTGACGGGGACGGGATTCTGGTCAATGTCCCAGATCCAGCCAGATTCGCCCTGCATAAGCTCATCGTAGCCGCAAAACGAGATGTGACTATGGCTGCAAAGAGTGAGAAGGATCTGCATCAGGCATCACAACTGCTGGCCTTCCTTGCGGAGGATCGTCCAGGAGACCTGCCCCTGGCGAATGAAGACCTTGTTTCAAGGGGCCAGAAGTGGAAGAGTTGCCTGCAGAAAGGTATGCGGCTTCTAAAGAAAGACAATCCCGAACTACACGATAGGGTCATGAACCTGCTTTAA